A window of Komagataeibacter medellinensis NBRC 3288 contains these coding sequences:
- a CDS encoding ABC-F family ATP-binding cassette domain-containing protein — protein MASPPLLLLQDITLTLGGAPLLNGAGFGVGPGERLCLVGRNGCGKSTLLRIAAGEIQADDGTVFVQPGTTVRYLPQEPDLSGFATTLDYVRAGMGPGDPEYRAELLLGELGLTGTEDPATLSGGEARRCALARALAPEPDLLLLDEPTNHLDMPTIEWLERELLSLSSAMVIISHDRRLLETLSRSVVWLDRGVTRRLDQGFARFETWREDVLEQEERDSHKLDRQIAREEDWMRYGVTARRKRNVRRVAELAELRNTRRTAIKQPGGLKMEARESDLSGKLVAVAEDMSRAYDPAHPVVSHLDLRVLRGDRLGIVGANGAGKSTLLRLLTGLDKPDSGTIKIGSALNVVTLDQQRRSLDPNTTLADTLTGGGGDMVQVGDEKRHVIGYMKDFLFRPEQARTPVGVLSGGERGRLMLACALARPSNLLVLDEPTNDLDLETLDLLQDMLAAYSGTVLLVSHDRDFLDRVASSILMAEGSGKWVEYAGGYSDMLAQRQDATLAARPRQERAETTLARTDVAPSSSPRQPARKMSYKDRHALEQLPKQMAALESEIGRLRAVLSDAGLYARDPAAFTATTTALEKAEADLTATEERWLELEMLRETIQSS, from the coding sequence ATGGCTTCTCCTCCCCTTCTTCTCCTTCAGGACATTACCCTTACCCTTGGGGGCGCGCCGCTGCTCAACGGGGCGGGATTTGGCGTAGGCCCCGGTGAGCGGCTGTGCCTTGTCGGTCGTAACGGCTGTGGAAAATCCACCCTGCTGCGCATTGCGGCGGGTGAGATACAGGCCGATGATGGCACCGTTTTTGTCCAGCCCGGCACCACCGTGCGCTACCTGCCGCAGGAACCCGACCTGTCCGGCTTCGCCACCACACTGGATTACGTGCGCGCGGGCATGGGACCGGGCGACCCGGAATACCGCGCCGAACTACTGCTGGGCGAACTGGGGCTGACCGGCACGGAAGATCCCGCCACGCTGTCTGGCGGTGAAGCACGGCGCTGCGCACTGGCGCGTGCCCTGGCGCCCGAACCCGACCTGCTGTTGCTGGACGAACCCACCAACCATCTGGACATGCCCACCATTGAATGGCTGGAGCGTGAACTGCTTTCGCTGTCCTCGGCCATGGTCATCATCAGCCATGACCGCCGCCTGCTCGAAACGCTGTCGCGTTCGGTCGTGTGGCTGGACCGGGGTGTCACCCGCAGGCTGGACCAGGGATTCGCGCGTTTCGAGACATGGCGCGAAGACGTGCTGGAACAGGAAGAGCGCGACAGCCACAAGCTGGACCGCCAGATCGCGCGCGAAGAAGACTGGATGCGCTACGGCGTGACTGCACGCCGCAAGCGCAACGTCCGCCGCGTGGCTGAATTGGCCGAACTGCGCAATACCCGCCGCACCGCCATAAAGCAGCCCGGTGGCCTGAAGATGGAAGCCCGCGAAAGCGACCTGTCAGGTAAACTGGTCGCGGTGGCAGAAGACATGTCACGCGCCTATGATCCCGCCCACCCGGTGGTCAGCCACCTGGACCTGCGTGTCCTACGCGGGGACCGGCTGGGGATCGTGGGGGCCAATGGCGCGGGCAAGAGTACCCTGCTGCGCCTGCTGACGGGACTGGACAAACCGGATTCCGGCACCATCAAGATCGGCAGCGCGCTCAATGTCGTGACACTGGATCAGCAGCGCCGCTCGCTAGATCCCAACACCACGCTGGCGGATACGCTGACGGGCGGCGGCGGCGACATGGTGCAGGTTGGCGATGAGAAACGTCATGTCATCGGCTACATGAAGGACTTCCTGTTCCGCCCCGAGCAGGCACGTACGCCTGTGGGCGTGCTGTCGGGGGGGGAGCGGGGACGGCTTATGCTGGCCTGCGCGCTGGCGCGGCCCTCCAACCTGCTGGTGCTGGATGAGCCGACAAACGACCTGGACCTTGAAACGCTCGACCTGCTGCAGGACATGCTGGCGGCTTATTCCGGCACGGTGCTGCTGGTCAGCCATGACCGTGACTTCCTTGACCGGGTCGCGTCCTCCATCCTGATGGCGGAAGGTAGTGGGAAATGGGTGGAATACGCTGGTGGCTACAGCGACATGCTGGCCCAGCGCCAGGATGCCACGCTGGCGGCACGCCCCCGGCAGGAACGCGCGGAAACCACACTGGCCAGAACCGACGTCGCGCCTTCTTCCTCCCCCCGCCAGCCCGCGCGCAAAATGTCCTACAAGGACAGGCACGCGCTTGAGCAGTTGCCCAAGCAGATGGCGGCGCTGGAGTCCGAGATCGGGCGGCTACGTGCCGTTCTGTCCGATGCGGGCCTATACGCCCGTGACCCGGCTGCCTTTACCGCCACCACCACCGCACTGGAAAAGGCCGAAGCCGACCTGACGGCGACCGAAGAACGCTGGCTGGAACTGGAAATGCTACGCGAGACGATTCAGTCTTCCTGA
- a CDS encoding alpha,alpha-trehalose-phosphate synthase (UDP-forming) gives MKRLVIVSNRVPVPKEGLRPGGLAVVLKDLLARKGGMWFGWNGTCHPDAAHLPPAIQNAEGVQYATIGLTPAEHRNYYTGFSNSTLWPLMHSLPEHIHFERRELASYWSVNERFCENLLPLLRADDIIWIHDYHLLPLAALLRRHGVRQPIGFFLHTPFPAPDMLATAPDGGTFLRDLLRADLLGFQTADDTANFIFAATRTAGAIARTDDALEFEGHTVRVGTFPVEIDPTRFAATARDAAGSNDLRRLSNSLAGRRLVFGVDRMDPTKGLDHRLAGYERFLETYPQRERQVTFLQIAAESRTDVASYKELRNRLEHQIGQLNAHRGQADWTPLRFLTRGSPRPTVAGYMRLADIGYITPLRDGMNLVAKEFIAAQDPQNPGVLILSRLAGAAKQLEAAILVNPLDHDDMADALERAMVMSADERRERWQACWDSIASRTALGWGLSFLNILEGPAQG, from the coding sequence ATGAAACGGCTGGTCATTGTCTCCAATCGCGTTCCCGTTCCCAAGGAAGGGCTGCGTCCAGGCGGTCTGGCCGTTGTGCTCAAGGACCTGCTGGCGCGCAAGGGCGGCATGTGGTTTGGCTGGAACGGCACCTGCCATCCCGACGCGGCTCACCTCCCCCCCGCGATCCAGAACGCCGAAGGCGTGCAGTATGCCACCATCGGCCTGACCCCGGCCGAGCACCGCAACTACTATACCGGTTTTTCCAATTCCACGCTGTGGCCGCTCATGCATTCCCTGCCCGAGCACATCCACTTCGAGCGGCGCGAGCTTGCCAGCTACTGGTCGGTCAACGAACGGTTCTGTGAGAACCTCCTCCCGCTCCTGCGCGCGGATGACATCATCTGGATCCACGACTATCACCTGCTGCCCCTCGCCGCCCTGCTGCGCCGCCATGGGGTGCGCCAGCCCATAGGCTTTTTCCTCCACACCCCCTTCCCCGCGCCGGACATGCTGGCCACGGCGCCTGACGGGGGCACCTTCCTGCGCGACCTGCTACGTGCCGACCTGCTGGGTTTCCAGACGGCGGATGACACGGCCAATTTCATCTTTGCCGCCACCCGCACGGCCGGCGCTATTGCCAGGACGGACGATGCCCTGGAGTTTGAGGGACATACGGTGCGAGTCGGCACCTTCCCCGTCGAAATCGACCCCACGCGCTTTGCCGCCACGGCGCGGGATGCGGCAGGTTCCAATGACCTGCGCAGGCTGTCCAACTCACTTGCGGGGCGCAGGCTGGTCTTTGGAGTGGACCGCATGGACCCCACCAAGGGTCTGGACCACCGGCTGGCTGGCTATGAACGCTTTCTGGAAACCTATCCCCAGCGCGAACGCCAGGTCACGTTCCTGCAGATCGCGGCGGAAAGTCGGACGGATGTGGCGTCTTACAAGGAACTGCGCAACAGGCTGGAGCATCAGATCGGCCAGCTAAACGCCCATCGCGGGCAGGCGGACTGGACGCCACTGCGATTCCTGACACGCGGCAGCCCGCGCCCTACGGTGGCAGGTTACATGCGGCTGGCCGATATCGGCTACATCACGCCCCTGCGCGACGGAATGAACCTCGTAGCCAAGGAGTTCATCGCAGCTCAGGACCCACAAAACCCCGGTGTCCTGATCCTCTCCCGCCTGGCCGGGGCCGCCAAGCAGCTTGAGGCCGCGATACTGGTCAATCCACTCGACCATGATGACATGGCCGATGCACTGGAACGTGCGATGGTCATGTCAGCCGATGAACGGCGTGAACGCTGGCAGGCGTGCTGGGACAGCATCGCCAGCCGCACCGCGCTGGGCTGGGGGCTGTCATTCCTGAACATACTGGAAGGTCCGGCACAGGGCTGA
- a CDS encoding response regulator has protein sequence MPLSRRQDLLRALPYARRYARALCGSQSSGDLLVAESLRELMAVDDPSLPPRLRLYQWISRHHAQNSVENTQGRGMPPVARKLLLLTALEELSMADAARVLSLNPTQATAMLEDAHARLRSCAQTSVLIIEDEPIIAMDIEELVRQCGHTIAGVASSEAEAVRLARETHPGLILADINLGDGGDGMNAVSAILRHQDIPIIFVTAYPERLLTGDTIEPAFVITKPFEPLTLAVSTYQAVSGGVSLN, from the coding sequence ATGCCGCTATCACGGCGTCAAGACCTGCTTCGCGCCCTGCCCTATGCCCGGCGTTATGCCCGCGCACTGTGTGGCAGCCAGTCCAGTGGAGACCTGCTGGTGGCCGAGAGCCTGCGCGAACTCATGGCGGTGGATGATCCCTCCCTGCCGCCCAGGCTACGCCTGTACCAGTGGATCTCACGCCACCATGCACAGAACAGCGTGGAAAATACGCAAGGGAGAGGCATGCCGCCTGTGGCGCGCAAGCTGCTCCTGCTCACTGCGCTGGAGGAACTGAGCATGGCCGATGCAGCACGCGTCCTGTCCCTCAACCCCACGCAGGCTACCGCCATGCTGGAAGATGCCCATGCCCGCCTGCGCTCATGCGCGCAGACCAGCGTGCTGATCATCGAAGACGAACCCATCATTGCGATGGATATCGAGGAACTGGTGCGCCAGTGCGGCCACACCATTGCCGGCGTGGCCAGCAGCGAGGCCGAGGCCGTGCGCCTTGCACGCGAAACCCACCCCGGCCTGATTCTGGCCGACATCAACCTTGGCGACGGGGGCGATGGCATGAATGCCGTCTCCGCCATTCTCCGGCACCAGGACATTCCCATCATCTTCGTGACCGCCTACCCCGAACGCCTGCTTACGGGAGACACGATCGAACCGGCTTTCGTCATTACCAAACCGTTCGAGCCACTTACGCTGGCGGTCTCAACTTATCAGGCGGTATCGGGCGGTGTGTCACTGAACTGA
- a CDS encoding sigma-70 family RNA polymerase sigma factor has translation MLSLLPQLRGFARFLTGQAAAADDLVQETVLRALGALEQFTPGSSMKAWLYTIARNLFYEQARHRRRERDVMSDYARCPDRLDLESGNAEGEADALRDLDGAIWQLSPLLREALVLVGVQEMTYAEAAAVCGVTVGTIKARVSRARAQIVDYMGPGGPGGR, from the coding sequence ATGCTCTCCCTCCTGCCGCAACTGCGCGGATTTGCCCGTTTCCTGACCGGGCAGGCCGCGGCAGCGGATGATCTGGTGCAGGAAACGGTTCTGCGCGCGCTCGGTGCGCTGGAGCAGTTTACGCCGGGCAGCAGCATGAAGGCATGGCTGTACACCATAGCCCGCAACCTGTTTTACGAGCAGGCCCGCCACAGGCGGCGCGAGCGCGACGTGATGTCGGACTATGCCCGATGCCCCGACCGCCTGGACCTGGAAAGTGGTAATGCGGAAGGGGAGGCGGACGCCCTGCGTGACCTTGATGGTGCGATTTGGCAGCTTTCTCCCCTCCTGCGTGAGGCGCTGGTGCTGGTGGGCGTGCAGGAAATGACTTACGCCGAGGCTGCGGCCGTATGTGGTGTGACGGTGGGTACCATCAAGGCTCGCGTCTCGCGTGCGCGTGCACAGATCGTGGACTACATGGGTCCCGGCGGCCCGGGTGGGAGGTAG
- a CDS encoding sigma-70 family RNA polymerase sigma factor produces the protein MTGSFHDEMIAILPRLRVQALSLTRNRAAADDLVQDAVCNALAAQHSFTPGTNFSAWMHRILRNRFISDLRKKRETGNIEDVPASAMAGSGAHEERLVVKELAEAMNRLPADQREALVLVVMQGMSYDELAAATGCAVGTAKSRVFRARRQLATWLYGEERDMSTVELRGAVRRLRARVGEQVAAPF, from the coding sequence ATGACCGGCAGTTTTCATGACGAGATGATTGCAATCCTGCCCCGCCTGCGCGTTCAGGCCCTGTCGCTCACGCGCAACCGCGCGGCAGCGGATGATCTGGTGCAGGATGCCGTATGCAACGCACTGGCCGCCCAGCACAGTTTTACGCCCGGTACCAATTTTTCAGCCTGGATGCACCGCATCCTGCGCAACCGCTTCATTTCTGACCTGCGCAAGAAGCGCGAGACCGGCAATATCGAGGATGTGCCCGCCTCCGCCATGGCGGGTAGCGGTGCACATGAAGAACGCCTGGTGGTCAAGGAACTGGCCGAAGCCATGAACCGCCTGCCCGCCGACCAGCGCGAGGCGCTGGTATTGGTAGTGATGCAGGGCATGAGCTACGACGAACTGGCAGCCGCCACGGGTTGTGCCGTGGGCACGGCCAAGAGTCGCGTCTTCCGCGCCCGCCGTCAGCTTGCCACGTGGCTGTATGGTGAAGAGCGCGATATGTCGACCGTTGAACTGCGTGGTGCCGTGCGGCGTCTGCGTGCCCGTGTGGGGGAACAGGTTGCGGCACCATTCTGA
- a CDS encoding sensor histidine kinase: MSVFSSSGQGRQTRHRSLFTRIGRVFDAVRGRMMAIILLAATPIAVIGAVQAWHSYHTTLESPGYRTDMAVSHIDLELRHESEHISSLLKAVSRMRLDESSQHRMLELVQSLTGQHYSQIALTDDRGNVLTAVGRMKDVMPLTVDDMPRFQGDVGIRVITDPVTHVPIAFRITVATMIGDDMGRPVRAGYLAAIMPLSWRSGILQSSDPRLDLVQQNGPIEIWVIDGGARQATPLCADCNWGLQPPERIMQWARVMMAQGQEQAHITLSDGAFSIGRVLGGVHVLTMTRRNAGERHAVVMFAISLVSSGLLLLVGLLGASKSADVLVITPLRRLTASVNQWQLGGMYEVRSNWAMPLEVRQLAHAFSKATRRLARHEKRLERAQVRQELLLKEMHHRVKNNLQIVASLLNLQAGRIRQPAAREEFAQARDRVRALATLHRYLYADGELYSLNMQSFVRELCGQIMHAIGESDDGRITLDIRVDDLLMVPDQAVPLALIVTEAVSNTIKYAFPDQQRGTLEVGLRALDGARACLWIADNGIGMAAARSHGEGQEARSGIGMQLIRGFARQLGGDLQIFEENGTRYVVVFPLKQPEEDELVL, from the coding sequence ATGTCCGTGTTTTCCTCTTCCGGCCAAGGCAGGCAGACCCGCCACCGTAGTCTGTTCACGCGTATCGGGCGGGTGTTCGATGCCGTGCGTGGCCGGATGATGGCCATCATCCTTCTCGCCGCGACCCCCATCGCCGTAATCGGCGCGGTGCAGGCATGGCACAGCTATCATACCACGCTGGAATCGCCGGGCTACCGTACGGACATGGCGGTATCGCACATCGACCTGGAACTGCGTCACGAATCCGAACATATCAGTTCGCTGCTCAAGGCCGTCTCGCGCATGCGGCTTGATGAAAGCAGCCAGCACCGCATGCTTGAACTGGTCCAGTCCCTGACCGGGCAGCATTATAGCCAGATTGCTCTGACCGATGACCGTGGCAATGTCCTGACCGCCGTGGGGCGCATGAAGGATGTCATGCCACTTACAGTGGATGACATGCCACGCTTTCAAGGTGATGTCGGCATACGGGTGATCACCGATCCCGTCACCCATGTTCCCATTGCCTTCCGCATTACCGTCGCTACCATGATCGGGGACGATATGGGGCGCCCAGTACGCGCGGGCTACCTTGCCGCCATCATGCCCCTGTCCTGGCGCAGCGGTATATTGCAGTCCAGTGACCCCAGGCTGGACCTCGTGCAGCAGAATGGCCCGATCGAGATATGGGTAATTGATGGTGGCGCGCGCCAGGCCACCCCGCTCTGTGCGGATTGTAACTGGGGCCTCCAGCCGCCTGAGCGGATTATGCAATGGGCGCGTGTCATGATGGCGCAGGGGCAGGAGCAGGCGCATATCACCCTGTCCGATGGCGCGTTTTCCATCGGCCGTGTGCTGGGAGGCGTGCATGTGCTGACCATGACGCGACGCAACGCCGGAGAGCGGCATGCGGTGGTCATGTTCGCGATATCACTGGTCAGCAGCGGCCTGCTGCTGCTCGTCGGCCTGCTTGGGGCGTCCAAGAGCGCGGACGTGCTGGTCATCACACCGTTGCGCAGGCTTACGGCATCAGTCAACCAGTGGCAGTTGGGTGGCATGTATGAAGTGCGTTCCAACTGGGCCATGCCGCTGGAGGTCAGGCAGCTTGCGCATGCCTTCAGCAAGGCGACCCGCAGGCTGGCGCGGCATGAAAAGCGGCTGGAACGCGCACAGGTGCGCCAGGAACTACTGCTCAAGGAAATGCACCACCGGGTCAAGAACAACCTGCAGATCGTGGCGTCCCTGCTCAACCTTCAGGCTGGCCGCATCCGCCAACCCGCCGCGCGTGAGGAGTTCGCCCAAGCGCGCGACCGGGTGCGTGCGCTGGCCACTCTGCACCGCTACCTTTATGCCGATGGTGAACTGTACAGCCTGAACATGCAGAGTTTCGTGCGCGAACTATGCGGCCAGATCATGCACGCCATTGGTGAATCCGACGATGGACGGATCACGCTCGATATCCGCGTGGATGACCTGCTCATGGTGCCGGACCAGGCCGTGCCACTGGCCCTGATTGTGACCGAAGCGGTCAGCAATACGATCAAGTATGCCTTTCCCGATCAGCAGCGCGGCACGCTGGAAGTGGGGCTGCGCGCGCTCGATGGGGCGCGTGCCTGCTTGTGGATTGCCGATAACGGTATAGGCATGGCCGCCGCACGCAGCCATGGGGAAGGACAGGAAGCCCGCAGCGGGATCGGCATGCAGCTTATCCGCGGTTTCGCGCGCCAGCTTGGGGGTGACCTGCAGATATTTGAGGAAAACGGGACACGTTATGTCGTTGTTTTTCCACTCAAGCAGCCCGAAGAGGACGAACTGGTCCTCTGA
- the cydD gene encoding thiol reductant ABC exporter subunit CydD, whose protein sequence is MSDDKTVMKAWTKAQSRLGRRLAMPVVLLGLAVAGVGVAQVWCVANVLACVLVPGGMPVAIWALVGLAGLALLRAVLQMGVDVLAARAGVKARARLRGGVVDAILRGGPGLLRNHHSGELAALAVDRIEALDGFFARWLPASVLWIAAPLVIGILAALVQPGSALIMAVCGIAVPFGQALFGIGAAVASRNQFLAMTRLQARFLDRVRGIATIVLSGRTEDETRRLAASAEELRLRTMKVLRVAFLSSASIDCALVVALVLVAVRNGAQVMAMHEQGVPATVMAAHVARGLFVVLLVPEFFAPFRSLALAYQDRAHASGAAAAMRILPDTDTARAEGQALCDAGHGISIAFKNVGFAWDAARGPTLDDVSFSVPAGQAVVLWGPSGSGKSTLLEMLLGFIQPASGLITFNGTDMTAIDPAALVAMTSWIGQKPVLFAGTLRENILFARPDATQAELQAAVTAAAADSFVALLPHGLDTVIGEGGFGLSGGQAQRVAIARAFLKDAPLLLLDEPTSHLDPETEADVFASLRRLAVHRTVILASHSPAASGFGGQRIDLDHGRIVTSGEHAS, encoded by the coding sequence ATGAGCGATGACAAGACAGTGATGAAGGCGTGGACAAAGGCACAGTCGCGTCTTGGGCGCAGGCTGGCCATGCCTGTTGTGTTGCTGGGACTGGCGGTGGCCGGGGTGGGGGTAGCGCAGGTCTGGTGCGTGGCCAACGTACTGGCCTGCGTTTTAGTGCCCGGCGGCATGCCGGTGGCGATATGGGCGCTTGTCGGCCTTGCAGGTCTGGCCTTGCTGCGTGCTGTGCTGCAGATGGGTGTGGACGTTCTGGCTGCCCGTGCGGGGGTAAAGGCACGCGCCCGCCTGCGCGGTGGCGTGGTCGATGCGATCCTGCGCGGCGGGCCGGGGTTGCTGCGTAACCACCATAGCGGGGAACTCGCCGCCCTTGCCGTTGACCGGATCGAGGCGCTGGATGGTTTTTTCGCCCGCTGGCTGCCAGCTTCCGTGCTGTGGATCGCGGCACCGCTTGTCATTGGTATCCTCGCAGCTCTGGTCCAGCCCGGCTCGGCGCTGATCATGGCCGTATGCGGCATTGCCGTGCCGTTTGGTCAGGCGCTGTTCGGCATTGGCGCGGCGGTGGCATCGCGCAACCAGTTCCTGGCCATGACCCGACTGCAGGCCCGCTTTCTGGACCGGGTGCGCGGTATTGCCACCATCGTGCTGTCCGGCCGGACCGAGGATGAGACCCGCCGTCTTGCCGCGAGTGCGGAGGAACTGCGCCTGCGCACCATGAAGGTGCTGCGGGTGGCGTTCCTGTCCTCCGCCTCTATCGACTGTGCGCTGGTGGTGGCGCTGGTGCTGGTGGCGGTGCGCAACGGGGCGCAGGTCATGGCAATGCATGAGCAGGGTGTGCCCGCGACGGTCATGGCGGCGCATGTGGCGCGTGGGCTGTTTGTCGTGCTGCTGGTGCCGGAATTCTTTGCGCCTTTCCGTAGTCTCGCCCTTGCCTATCAGGATCGCGCCCACGCATCGGGGGCGGCTGCCGCCATGCGGATACTGCCCGATACGGACACCGCCCGCGCCGAAGGCCAAGCGCTGTGTGATGCGGGTCATGGCATCAGCATCGCGTTCAAGAATGTGGGCTTTGCATGGGATGCGGCCCGCGGGCCGACGCTTGATGATGTGTCCTTCAGTGTGCCCGCAGGTCAGGCAGTGGTGTTGTGGGGGCCGTCGGGTTCGGGCAAGTCCACTCTTCTTGAAATGCTGCTGGGCTTTATCCAGCCCGCCAGTGGACTGATCACGTTCAATGGCACCGACATGACGGCGATTGATCCCGCCGCCCTCGTGGCCATGACATCTTGGATCGGTCAGAAGCCGGTATTGTTTGCGGGAACGCTGCGCGAAAACATTCTCTTTGCCCGCCCCGATGCAACGCAGGCCGAACTGCAGGCCGCGGTTACGGCGGCGGCGGCGGACAGTTTCGTGGCCCTGCTACCCCATGGGCTTGATACCGTGATTGGCGAGGGCGGGTTTGGCCTGTCAGGCGGACAGGCGCAGCGGGTGGCGATTGCGCGCGCCTTTCTCAAGGACGCACCACTGCTGCTGCTTGATGAACCGACCTCCCACCTTGACCCGGAAACGGAGGCGGACGTGTTCGCCAGCCTGCGTCGGCTGGCCGTGCACCGTACTGTCATTCTTGCCAGCCATTCGCCTGCGGCTTCCGGTTTTGGCGGACAGCGGATCGACCTTGATCACGGGCGTATTGTCACCAGCGGGGAGCATGCATCGTGA